A stretch of Rubinisphaera margarita DNA encodes these proteins:
- a CDS encoding right-handed parallel beta-helix repeat-containing protein, translating into MPIRIAVVLLLMFGLVRLSATESIPEQPKTNSPLPGFIEAIPDSEDDTERIQRIIDSGVGSIRFGKGTFKLSKPLEIRLDEVGFTSLHGDGVARLEMNGAGPAVRFIGTHGGTAAPHTVKDNVWEQQRTPLMDGIEIVGTHAEANGVEAKGTMQLTLSRLTIRKCRHAVHLIDRNRNVILSECHLYENTGVGVFLDHLNLHQINICNCHISYNQQGGVVSLDSEIRNLQISTCDIEGNMGDENAPPSANVHIDGSNSSIGEVAIIGCTIQHAHNAVESANIRIDGTGNPLKFTDETRHGHITIADNILSDVQFNIDLKHCRSVTVTGNTIWKGYTCDLRMNDCKDVVLANNVFDRNPRYHYSDGSQATLGLLIENCQDCLLNANMITGTNHEIAAVQMRNCDRMNVTNNTILDYGRCGLLLEKVTRTRVSDCLFDSDGETECSIELKECDQYMLRDNYKSAPVLGAENATKD; encoded by the coding sequence ATGCCGATTCGAATTGCTGTTGTCCTGCTGCTGATGTTTGGTCTGGTTCGTCTTTCCGCGACCGAGTCGATTCCCGAGCAGCCGAAGACAAACTCCCCCCTGCCCGGTTTCATTGAAGCGATCCCCGATTCCGAGGACGATACCGAGCGAATTCAGCGGATCATCGACAGCGGCGTCGGCTCGATTCGCTTCGGCAAAGGAACCTTCAAACTGTCGAAGCCGCTCGAGATTCGGCTCGACGAAGTCGGCTTCACGTCGTTGCATGGCGATGGCGTCGCCCGGCTCGAAATGAACGGAGCCGGGCCGGCGGTCCGCTTCATCGGCACCCACGGCGGCACGGCTGCTCCCCACACGGTGAAGGACAATGTCTGGGAACAGCAGCGAACCCCGCTGATGGACGGCATCGAAATCGTCGGGACTCATGCAGAAGCGAATGGCGTCGAAGCCAAAGGAACGATGCAGCTGACGTTGAGCCGGCTGACGATTCGCAAGTGCCGCCATGCCGTGCATCTGATCGATCGCAACCGCAACGTCATTCTCTCGGAGTGTCATCTCTACGAGAACACCGGCGTCGGCGTCTTTCTCGATCATCTCAACCTGCACCAGATCAACATCTGCAACTGCCACATCAGCTACAACCAGCAGGGGGGCGTCGTCTCGCTCGATTCGGAAATCCGCAACCTGCAGATCAGCACCTGCGACATTGAAGGCAACATGGGTGATGAGAACGCCCCGCCGAGTGCGAACGTGCATATCGATGGCAGTAACAGCTCGATCGGTGAAGTCGCGATCATCGGCTGCACGATTCAGCATGCTCACAATGCGGTCGAGTCGGCCAACATCCGCATCGACGGCACCGGCAACCCGCTCAAGTTCACCGATGAAACCCGCCACGGTCACATCACGATCGCCGATAACATTCTTTCCGATGTGCAGTTCAACATCGACCTGAAGCACTGCCGCTCCGTTACCGTGACCGGCAACACCATCTGGAAGGGGTACACCTGCGACCTGCGAATGAACGACTGCAAGGATGTTGTCCTCGCCAACAACGTCTTCGACCGTAACCCCCGCTACCACTACAGCGACGGCTCCCAGGCCACGCTCGGCCTGCTGATCGAGAACTGCCAGGACTGCCTGCTGAACGCCAACATGATCACCGGCACCAACCACGAGATTGCAGCCGTGCAGATGCGAAACTGCGACCGCATGAACGTGACCAACAACACGATTCTCGATTACGGCCGCTGCGGCCTGCTACTGGAAAAAGTGACCCGCACCCGCGTCTCCGACTGCCTGTTCGACTCCGACGGCGAGACGGAATGCTCGATCGAACTGAAAGAGTGCGACCAGTACATGCTGCGGGATAACTACAAGAGCGCCCCAGTCCTCGGAGCAGAGAACGCGACAAAAGACTAA
- a CDS encoding DUF1844 domain-containing protein has translation MSQDQQGSSDNKIHIDEDWKTKVESERAAEAAGQNQPVESEGEAPEQIDASQLPPASFPLLVSMFSTQAMVALGLIPNPMTNKPDLQPALARHYIDLLAVLEEKSKGNLEHEEEQMITQTVHELRMIYVQQTGQNA, from the coding sequence ATGTCTCAGGATCAGCAAGGCTCTTCGGACAACAAAATCCACATCGATGAGGACTGGAAAACAAAGGTTGAATCCGAGCGTGCCGCCGAGGCCGCCGGACAGAATCAACCTGTCGAAAGTGAAGGAGAAGCTCCTGAGCAGATCGACGCCAGCCAGCTTCCTCCCGCGAGCTTCCCTCTGCTCGTGTCCATGTTCTCGACTCAGGCGATGGTCGCTCTCGGATTGATTCCCAATCCAATGACGAATAAGCCCGATCTGCAGCCGGCACTGGCCCGGCACTACATCGACCTGCTCGCCGTGCTCGAAGAAAAATCCAAGGGCAACCTGGAGCACGAAGAAGAGCAGATGATTACGCAGACGGTTCATGAACTGCGAATGATCTATGTGCAGCAGACCGGCCAGAACGCCTGA
- a CDS encoding sulfatase: protein MPCSFVRSFSVLLGVVIAFAVQSPVQAADPPNVLFIISDDLSAEALSCYGNEQSQTPAIDSIAERGIRFTRAYCQFPICGPSRAALMSGMYPESIRVMGNGGASNFTKNLGDRPSMSQHFRDHEYYVARVSKIYHMRVPGDITAGVSGPDHEASWTERFNMHAPEWMTQGEHSHLTNEKLNFDKDKHYGLGFGGAFYVVKGESDGREQPDVMATDKAIELMKAHRDEPFFLAVGLVRPHVPLVAPASYYDPYPPAEMELAPVVEDDLADIPKPGVSKTSRSSGLAGKPGKQQEVLSAYYASVAFMDAQVGRLLEALRDLELDEETIVVFTSDHGYHLGEHTFWQKMSLHEESARIPLVISTPKGPRGTTTDALAEQIDLYPTLAQLSGLDIPAHVQGKSLVPVLQGDAKGVRRAAYSVTGNGQMLRTDQWAYIKYRDGSQELYNMENDPHQYHNLADSADHADIVKRMDAAVTRKRNELKSKAGGRQ from the coding sequence ATGCCGTGTTCCTTCGTTCGCTCGTTTTCGGTCCTCCTGGGCGTCGTGATTGCGTTCGCTGTTCAGAGTCCGGTTCAGGCCGCCGATCCGCCGAACGTGCTGTTCATCATTTCCGATGACCTCTCGGCTGAGGCTCTCTCCTGCTATGGCAACGAGCAGTCCCAGACGCCGGCGATCGATTCGATCGCGGAACGCGGCATCCGCTTCACGCGGGCCTACTGCCAGTTCCCGATCTGTGGCCCCTCCCGGGCCGCTTTGATGTCGGGGATGTACCCAGAGTCGATCCGCGTGATGGGCAATGGGGGAGCGAGCAACTTCACGAAGAACCTGGGCGATCGTCCGTCGATGTCCCAGCACTTTCGGGATCACGAGTACTACGTCGCCCGCGTCAGCAAGATCTACCACATGCGGGTGCCGGGCGACATCACGGCTGGCGTTTCCGGCCCGGATCACGAAGCCTCGTGGACCGAGCGGTTCAACATGCACGCTCCGGAGTGGATGACCCAAGGGGAGCACTCTCATCTCACCAACGAGAAGCTGAACTTCGACAAGGACAAGCACTACGGCCTCGGGTTCGGCGGCGCCTTTTATGTCGTGAAAGGCGAGAGCGACGGCCGCGAACAGCCCGACGTGATGGCGACCGACAAGGCGATCGAGCTGATGAAAGCTCATCGTGATGAGCCATTCTTTCTGGCGGTGGGACTGGTTCGCCCGCACGTGCCTCTGGTGGCTCCGGCCAGCTATTACGATCCGTATCCCCCAGCGGAAATGGAGCTCGCTCCCGTCGTCGAGGATGACCTGGCCGATATCCCGAAGCCGGGCGTCTCCAAAACCTCGCGCAGCAGTGGACTGGCCGGCAAACCGGGCAAACAACAGGAGGTCCTCTCCGCCTATTATGCCAGCGTCGCCTTCATGGATGCCCAGGTTGGGCGGCTGCTTGAGGCACTCCGCGATCTTGAACTCGACGAAGAGACGATCGTCGTCTTCACGTCCGATCATGGCTATCACCTCGGCGAGCACACCTTCTGGCAGAAAATGAGCCTGCACGAAGAATCGGCTCGCATTCCGCTCGTCATTTCCACCCCGAAGGGCCCCCGAGGCACGACGACCGATGCCCTCGCTGAACAGATCGACCTGTACCCGACGCTGGCCCAACTGTCCGGTCTCGACATTCCGGCTCATGTGCAGGGGAAATCGCTGGTGCCGGTCCTGCAGGGAGACGCCAAAGGGGTTCGCAGAGCGGCCTATTCCGTGACCGGAAACGGGCAAATGCTGCGAACCGACCAATGGGCGTACATAAAATATCGTGACGGCTCGCAGGAGCTCTATAATATGGAGAATGATCCTCACCAGTACCACAACCTGGCGGACTCGGCTGACCATGCTGATATTGTGAAGCGGATGGACGCCGCCGTGACGAGGAAGCGGAACGAGCTCAAATCGAAAGCCGGTGGTCGACAATGA
- a CDS encoding class I SAM-dependent methyltransferase encodes MTVSEHVATPEQPIDPELRFGFGKNWQKFLNLLNENRIEQAQASLLEFWPQDLEHPSFLDAGSGSGTFSLAARKLGARVVSFDFDPNSVACTQELRKQFLPDENDWRIEQGSVLDHSFLARLGTFDIVYSWGVLHHTGAMWLGMENLINNVKPGGLLVVALYNDQGRKSDFWRLVKRIYCSGTFGRWFITGVFVPLFLAAFFVNDLRRFRNPFARYRSAHDARGMSVVTDIIDWIGGYPFEVARPHQVREFYKNHGFDLVEQKLTRSLGCNEFVFRRQQDKTAPTSWI; translated from the coding sequence ATGACCGTCTCCGAACATGTGGCCACGCCCGAGCAGCCGATCGATCCGGAACTCCGGTTCGGCTTCGGGAAAAACTGGCAGAAGTTTCTGAACCTGCTGAACGAAAACCGCATCGAACAGGCGCAGGCCTCGCTGCTGGAGTTCTGGCCTCAGGACCTCGAACACCCGTCGTTTCTGGACGCCGGCTCCGGTTCCGGAACCTTCAGTCTGGCGGCTCGCAAGCTCGGGGCACGCGTGGTCTCGTTCGACTTCGACCCGAACTCCGTTGCCTGCACCCAGGAACTTCGCAAGCAGTTTCTGCCCGACGAGAACGACTGGCGAATCGAGCAGGGTTCGGTTCTCGACCACAGCTTTCTGGCCCGCCTCGGGACCTTCGATATCGTCTACAGCTGGGGCGTGCTGCATCACACCGGTGCGATGTGGCTCGGAATGGAGAACCTGATAAACAACGTGAAACCGGGTGGCCTGCTCGTGGTCGCCTTGTATAACGACCAGGGCCGCAAGTCCGACTTCTGGCGGCTTGTTAAACGAATCTACTGCAGTGGAACCTTCGGCCGCTGGTTCATCACCGGGGTGTTTGTGCCGCTGTTTCTGGCTGCGTTCTTTGTGAACGATCTCCGCCGCTTCCGGAATCCGTTCGCCCGCTACCGGTCCGCCCACGATGCCCGCGGCATGTCGGTCGTGACCGACATCATCGACTGGATTGGCGGATATCCGTTCGAAGTCGCCAGGCCCCACCAGGTCCGCGAGTTCTACAAGAACCACGGCTTCGACCTCGTCGAACAAAAGCTGACCCGCAGCCTCGGCTGCAACGAATTCGTCTTCCGCCGCCAACAGGACAAAACCGCCCCGACTTCGTGGATCTGA
- a CDS encoding LOG family protein, translated as MSQHHKRSQPDESEESVLPDVEESFETEEDPEAIARQRIVDEIKETADKLHRDKATLGDLKILSRALRELRYAFKVFKPFRRNRKITVFGSARTPPDDLNYQLTVEYGRRMAQEGWYVVTGAGGGIMEAAHVGAGVDQSIGVNIMLPFEQSANHVIEGDDKLVNLKYFFTRKLLFVKEVHAIAIFPGGFGTLDECFEVLTLVQTGKRDLMPIVLVSDPSDQYWTIWQNYVHKELLDTGLISPADTSLYRVCQNVDDAVEEVMRFYCVYHSMRYVKGDLVLRLQVEPSDEFVEELNQEFGELCETGKIVKTEADPVEANDPHLLHLPRLRLNFNRREMGRLRQMVDVINDRLGMEDCD; from the coding sequence ATGTCTCAGCACCATAAGCGTTCGCAACCGGACGAGTCCGAAGAGTCCGTCCTTCCCGATGTCGAGGAGTCCTTCGAAACCGAAGAGGACCCCGAGGCGATTGCCCGCCAGCGAATCGTCGATGAGATCAAGGAAACGGCGGACAAGCTCCATCGCGACAAAGCGACCCTCGGCGATCTGAAGATCCTCAGCCGGGCGCTCCGCGAACTCCGCTATGCTTTCAAGGTCTTCAAGCCGTTTCGGCGGAATCGGAAGATCACCGTCTTTGGCTCGGCTCGCACGCCGCCGGACGACCTCAATTATCAGCTGACGGTCGAGTACGGTCGCCGGATGGCTCAGGAAGGCTGGTACGTGGTGACCGGAGCCGGGGGCGGCATCATGGAAGCCGCTCACGTGGGAGCCGGCGTCGATCAGTCGATTGGCGTCAACATCATGCTCCCGTTCGAACAGTCGGCCAACCATGTGATCGAGGGAGACGACAAGCTCGTCAACCTGAAGTACTTCTTCACCCGCAAGCTGCTGTTCGTGAAGGAAGTGCACGCGATCGCCATTTTCCCGGGAGGCTTCGGCACCCTCGATGAATGCTTCGAAGTCCTCACGCTGGTCCAGACCGGCAAACGCGATCTGATGCCGATCGTTCTTGTCAGCGATCCGAGCGACCAGTACTGGACCATCTGGCAGAACTACGTCCACAAGGAACTGCTCGACACCGGCCTGATTTCGCCTGCGGATACGTCGCTCTACCGCGTCTGTCAGAATGTCGATGACGCTGTCGAAGAAGTGATGCGGTTTTACTGTGTCTACCACAGCATGCGCTACGTGAAGGGCGACCTTGTGCTCCGACTCCAGGTGGAACCGAGCGATGAGTTCGTCGAAGAGCTCAATCAGGAATTCGGCGAGCTGTGCGAAACGGGGAAGATCGTGAAAACAGAGGCCGACCCGGTTGAAGCCAATGATCCGCACCTGCTGCATTTGCCGCGTCTTCGCCTCAACTTCAACCGCCGGGAAATGGGCCGCCTCCGCCAGATGGTCGACGTCATCAACGACCGCCTCGGCATGGAAGACTGCGACTAA
- a CDS encoding STAS domain-containing protein, whose translation MANQEDFRLEWHGDIVVVTPASNIESMNWDLIEQAAEVIMAPLQNQDVPVVVVDLSEVGYFGSVFLALLLRCHKYVKSRGGELVLCGASEMATELLRITALDTLWAIYDTREEALDAVT comes from the coding sequence ATGGCGAATCAGGAAGACTTTCGTCTGGAATGGCACGGCGACATTGTCGTTGTCACACCGGCCAGCAATATCGAATCGATGAACTGGGACCTGATCGAACAGGCCGCCGAAGTCATCATGGCCCCGCTGCAGAATCAGGACGTGCCGGTCGTTGTCGTCGACCTGAGCGAAGTCGGCTATTTCGGCTCCGTCTTCCTGGCCCTGCTGCTTCGTTGTCATAAGTACGTGAAGAGCCGGGGTGGCGAACTGGTCCTTTGCGGAGCCAGCGAAATGGCGACCGAACTGCTGCGAATTACCGCACTCGACACACTCTGGGCCATTTACGACACTCGCGAAGAGGCCCTTGATGCGGTTACCTAA
- a CDS encoding PVC-type heme-binding CxxCH protein: MIVSCFRPLSAFTAVVMLMMSACTSPAADEPDGFKPIFNGKDLSGWSGDEIFWRVENGAIVAESTPDKPCKTNQFLRWAADVDNFELKLEFRISGSESANSGIQFRSQVAPDGHVVGYQADIDLAGKWLGACYDEHGRGTLATRGMKTVVNSKDDMERSSIGDADELLKSINLDGWNTYHITARGNELTLAINGKTTAKVIDEDKDNREFMGVLALQLHSGPPMKVEFRDIQLKRLPLENTKKIVFVAGTKSHGYFSHEHKAGCMLLADSLNKSGLPVITTVYADGWPQDVTAFDNADTVVAYCDGGGRHFLNNHLEEFDSVMDKGVGLVCLHYAVETVKGPEGEHFLEWLGGYFEIDWSVNPHWTASFDNLPKHPITRGVQPFTINDEWYYHMRFREDMEGVTPILTDLPPRETLSRKDGHHSGNPYVRDAVLVRKEPQHVGWAATRDNNGRSFGFTGGHFHQNWQNDNFRKVVLNAIAWTAHAEVPASGIESPTPTVEDLQKNQDYEQPKNWKYNPPLGVPVSEKALEKAISVKPVALVAKTDPPEQSRELKDAIAQLDIAEGLTAEVFAGEPLIGNPTNMDIDHLGRVWICEVVNYRNFRNTDSPVREEGDRILILTDTDGDGKADDVKTFYQGRDIDSAHGICVLGNKVIVSAGDSVFVLTDSDHDDKADYKETLFTGIDGTQHDHGIHAVVFGPDGKLYFNFGNSGKQIKDEDGEPIVDKQGNVVDSSRKPYQEGMVFRCNMDGSEFETLGWNFRNNWEVCVDSFGTIWQSDNDDDGNRGVRINYVMEFGNYGYKDELTGAGWRDPRTGWSEEIPLRHWHLNDPGTMPNLLQTGAGSPTGILCYEGNLLPEVFRDELIHCDAGPNVVRSYPVEKEGAGYTATTVNILEGARDQWFRPSDVCVAPDGSLFVADWYDPGVGGHRMGDVDRGRVFRVAPPEHHYKIAKIDTSTVEGAVKALWSPNQATRYQAWTRLQEAGPKAEAALVEMWNADVSRYRARALWALGKLGLGPEKTKEYIKAGLKDADPDIRITAIRLARQLADQIPPTEFIGVIGPDDESPAVRREMLIAIRDLDLPNEPEFWADLAVQHDGEDRWYLEALGIAAHGQWSECLNAWLARVGDNWRTKAGRDIIWRSRADVTAEHLIALIDDPQTPAEELPRLFRSLDFAPQVPQEALAELAFTKRDSDARADLIASEAISRVRSLDLNARPDYRKPLNDLLTSKPESQTFLTIVERFKLEERYPDLIDIVVSHADQQLGIDAVRTLLNNKQGKLLVTAMKERNPEDARKIAQAMGLAGENEAAKWLRQVLTDDGVDFSVRRAAAGSMGRTRPGTVAVMNFAKEGKAPASLQQAIAAVLHASTYKDVKDVASELYPLPPSKDAEPLPPISELVKREGDVKNGRIVFHTNGTCAKCHQVNGQGKEVGPDLSEIGKKLSKQAMFESILYPSAGISHNYETYTAVTIDGEVVSGLLQSRTDDEISIKNSEGFVKTVPMEDVEELVKQEVSLMPADLQKVMSGQELVDVVDYMLTLKEKKK; the protein is encoded by the coding sequence ATGATTGTCTCGTGTTTTCGCCCCCTGTCTGCCTTCACCGCAGTCGTGATGCTGATGATGTCCGCCTGCACGAGCCCGGCGGCTGACGAACCGGATGGCTTCAAGCCGATCTTCAATGGCAAGGACCTTTCGGGCTGGTCGGGCGATGAAATCTTCTGGCGGGTCGAAAACGGTGCCATCGTCGCCGAATCGACACCGGACAAGCCCTGCAAGACGAATCAGTTTCTTCGCTGGGCAGCCGATGTCGACAACTTCGAACTGAAACTCGAGTTCCGCATCTCGGGGTCGGAATCGGCGAACTCCGGCATTCAGTTCCGCTCTCAGGTCGCCCCCGACGGTCATGTCGTCGGCTATCAGGCCGATATCGATCTGGCCGGAAAATGGCTCGGAGCCTGCTACGACGAGCACGGCCGGGGCACGCTTGCCACGCGCGGCATGAAGACGGTCGTCAACAGCAAAGACGACATGGAGCGAAGCTCGATTGGCGATGCGGACGAGTTGTTGAAATCGATTAACCTCGACGGCTGGAACACGTATCACATCACCGCCAGAGGGAATGAGCTCACGCTGGCGATCAACGGCAAGACCACCGCAAAAGTGATTGACGAAGACAAAGACAATCGGGAATTCATGGGTGTGCTGGCTCTGCAGCTGCATTCCGGCCCGCCGATGAAAGTCGAGTTCCGCGACATCCAATTGAAGCGACTGCCGCTTGAAAACACAAAGAAGATCGTCTTTGTCGCCGGGACGAAGAGTCACGGCTACTTCTCCCACGAGCACAAAGCAGGCTGCATGCTGCTGGCTGACTCGCTCAACAAAAGTGGACTTCCCGTCATCACCACCGTTTACGCCGATGGCTGGCCGCAGGATGTCACCGCGTTCGACAACGCCGATACCGTCGTCGCCTACTGCGACGGGGGCGGCCGTCACTTTCTGAACAATCACCTTGAAGAGTTCGACAGCGTCATGGACAAAGGCGTCGGCCTCGTCTGCCTGCACTATGCGGTCGAAACGGTGAAAGGCCCGGAGGGTGAGCACTTTCTCGAATGGCTTGGCGGCTACTTTGAGATCGACTGGTCGGTGAATCCGCACTGGACCGCTTCGTTCGACAACCTGCCGAAGCATCCGATCACACGCGGCGTGCAGCCGTTTACGATCAACGACGAATGGTACTATCACATGCGGTTCCGGGAAGACATGGAAGGCGTCACGCCGATCCTGACCGACCTGCCGCCCCGTGAAACACTGAGCCGCAAAGACGGACACCACAGCGGCAACCCGTACGTTCGCGACGCCGTCCTTGTCCGCAAGGAACCGCAGCACGTCGGCTGGGCCGCGACGCGGGACAACAATGGCCGCTCGTTCGGGTTCACCGGCGGGCACTTCCACCAGAACTGGCAGAACGACAACTTCCGCAAAGTCGTGCTGAACGCGATCGCCTGGACCGCTCACGCCGAAGTCCCCGCGTCGGGCATCGAATCGCCGACGCCAACCGTTGAAGACCTTCAGAAAAACCAGGACTACGAACAGCCGAAGAACTGGAAATATAATCCGCCGCTCGGCGTACCTGTTTCTGAGAAGGCACTGGAGAAGGCGATCTCCGTCAAACCGGTCGCCCTGGTGGCGAAAACCGATCCGCCCGAACAGAGCCGCGAGCTGAAGGATGCGATTGCTCAGCTCGATATCGCGGAGGGTCTCACCGCGGAGGTCTTCGCCGGAGAACCGCTGATCGGCAACCCGACAAACATGGATATCGACCATCTCGGCCGCGTCTGGATTTGCGAGGTTGTCAACTATCGCAACTTCCGGAACACCGATTCGCCGGTCCGTGAAGAAGGCGACCGGATTCTGATCCTCACCGACACTGATGGCGACGGCAAAGCCGATGATGTGAAGACCTTTTACCAGGGCCGCGACATCGACTCGGCTCACGGCATCTGCGTGCTCGGCAACAAAGTGATCGTCTCCGCCGGCGACAGTGTCTTCGTGTTAACCGACAGCGATCACGACGACAAAGCCGACTACAAGGAAACGCTCTTCACCGGCATCGACGGCACCCAGCACGATCACGGGATTCACGCCGTCGTGTTCGGCCCCGATGGCAAGCTCTACTTCAACTTCGGCAACTCCGGCAAGCAGATCAAAGACGAAGACGGCGAGCCGATCGTCGACAAGCAGGGAAACGTCGTCGACAGTTCCCGCAAGCCGTATCAGGAGGGGATGGTCTTCCGCTGCAACATGGATGGTTCCGAGTTCGAAACCCTCGGCTGGAACTTCCGCAACAACTGGGAAGTCTGCGTCGATTCCTTTGGCACGATCTGGCAAAGTGACAATGACGACGACGGCAACCGCGGCGTTCGCATTAACTACGTAATGGAGTTCGGCAACTACGGCTACAAAGACGAGCTGACCGGAGCCGGCTGGCGCGATCCCCGCACCGGCTGGAGTGAGGAGATCCCGCTGCGTCACTGGCACCTGAACGATCCGGGCACGATGCCGAACCTCCTGCAGACCGGAGCCGGTTCGCCGACTGGAATTCTCTGTTATGAAGGCAACCTGCTCCCCGAAGTCTTTCGCGACGAACTGATCCACTGCGACGCCGGCCCGAACGTCGTCCGCAGCTATCCGGTCGAGAAAGAGGGCGCGGGCTATACCGCGACAACGGTCAACATTCTCGAAGGCGCCCGCGATCAGTGGTTCCGGCCTTCCGATGTCTGCGTCGCTCCCGATGGGTCTCTGTTTGTTGCCGACTGGTACGATCCGGGCGTCGGCGGACACCGCATGGGCGACGTCGACCGGGGCCGCGTTTTCCGCGTCGCTCCGCCGGAGCATCATTACAAGATCGCGAAGATCGACACCTCAACGGTGGAAGGTGCGGTCAAAGCTCTCTGGAGCCCGAATCAGGCGACTCGTTATCAGGCGTGGACGCGACTGCAGGAAGCCGGTCCGAAGGCGGAAGCCGCTCTCGTCGAAATGTGGAATGCCGATGTGTCCCGCTATCGGGCCCGTGCTCTCTGGGCGCTCGGCAAACTGGGGCTCGGTCCTGAAAAGACAAAGGAGTACATCAAAGCCGGTCTGAAAGATGCCGATCCCGATATTCGCATCACGGCCATTCGCCTGGCTCGCCAGCTGGCCGATCAGATTCCGCCGACCGAGTTCATCGGCGTGATTGGTCCCGACGACGAATCTCCCGCTGTCCGCCGCGAAATGCTGATCGCCATCCGCGATCTCGATCTGCCGAACGAGCCTGAATTCTGGGCTGATCTGGCGGTTCAGCACGACGGCGAAGACCGCTGGTATCTCGAAGCCCTGGGCATCGCCGCTCACGGGCAATGGAGCGAATGCCTCAATGCCTGGCTGGCACGGGTTGGCGACAACTGGCGAACCAAAGCGGGTCGCGACATCATCTGGCGATCCCGAGCCGACGTGACGGCTGAGCATCTGATCGCACTCATCGACGATCCGCAGACTCCTGCCGAAGAACTGCCGCGACTGTTCCGCTCACTCGACTTCGCTCCCCAGGTTCCGCAGGAAGCTCTGGCCGAACTTGCATTCACGAAGCGAGACAGCGATGCCCGAGCCGATCTGATCGCCTCCGAAGCAATCTCCCGAGTTCGCAGTCTCGATCTGAATGCCCGTCCCGACTATCGCAAGCCGCTGAATGATCTGCTCACGTCGAAGCCGGAATCGCAGACGTTTCTCACGATCGTCGAGCGATTCAAGCTTGAGGAACGCTATCCGGATCTGATCGACATTGTGGTGTCGCACGCCGATCAGCAACTCGGAATCGACGCCGTCCGCACGCTGCTCAATAACAAGCAGGGTAAGTTACTGGTCACGGCGATGAAAGAACGTAATCCCGAAGATGCCCGGAAGATTGCCCAGGCCATGGGACTTGCTGGAGAGAATGAAGCGGCCAAATGGCTGCGGCAGGTTCTCACTGATGACGGCGTCGATTTCAGCGTCCGCCGAGCTGCGGCTGGCTCGATGGGCCGGACTCGTCCGGGTACCGTGGCCGTAATGAATTTCGCGAAGGAAGGTAAGGCCCCGGCATCTCTGCAGCAGGCCATTGCAGCCGTGCTGCACGCGTCGACGTACAAAGACGTCAAGGACGTCGCCAGCGAACTGTATCCGCTGCCTCCGTCCAAGGATGCTGAACCGCTGCCTCCGATTTCGGAACTGGTGAAACGGGAAGGCGACGTCAAGAACGGTCGCATCGTCTTCCACACCAACGGCACCTGTGCCAAGTGTCATCAGGTGAACGGACAGGGCAAGGAAGTTGGTCCGGACCTGTCGGAAATCGGCAAGAAGCTGAGCAAGCAGGCGATGTTCGAATCGATCCTGTATCCCTCCGCCGGGATCAGCCACAACTACGAGACGTACACGGCTGTCACGATTGACGGAGAAGTCGTCAGCGGCCTGCTCCAGAGCCGAACCGATGACGAGATCAGCATCAAGAACTCCGAAGGCTTCGTGAAAACCGTCCCGATGGAGGACGTCGAAGAACTCGTCAAACAGGAGGTCTCCCTCATGCCGGCCGACCTGCAGAAGGTGATGTCCGGACAGGAACTCGTTGACGTAGTCGATTACATGCTGACGCTGAAGGAGAAGAAGAAATAG
- a CDS encoding HesB/IscA family protein, whose protein sequence is MAVNVTEKAANEIKRVIGEQAKDGTTVLRIGVRAGGCSGFQYNLALDDQFDAAKDDLSEQHGVTVAVDKKSMLYLDGTTIDYYDGLEKRGFSFDNPNVVKSCGCGSSFQA, encoded by the coding sequence ATGGCAGTGAATGTCACTGAAAAAGCCGCCAATGAAATCAAGCGCGTGATCGGCGAGCAGGCCAAAGACGGAACGACTGTCCTCCGTATCGGCGTCCGTGCCGGCGGTTGCAGCGGATTCCAGTACAACCTGGCCCTCGATGATCAGTTCGATGCTGCCAAGGACGATCTCTCCGAGCAGCACGGCGTGACCGTGGCCGTCGACAAGAAGAGCATGCTCTATCTGGACGGCACGACCATCGATTACTACGACGGTCTCGAAAAACGCGGCTTCTCGTTCGACAACCCGAACGTCGTCAAGAGCTGCGGCTGCGGCAGCAGCTTCCAGGCCTAA